The following proteins are co-located in the Ammospiza caudacuta isolate bAmmCau1 chromosome 32, bAmmCau1.pri, whole genome shotgun sequence genome:
- the NDUFB11 gene encoding NADH dehydrogenase [ubiquinone] 1 beta subcomplex subunit 11, mitochondrial, translated as MAALWRALRALRALPAGARGRSAGSPGSVALPRPLGADAHEEEPMLVAQRKNPDYHGFSADPDADVLNMRAAFLAGISVAIVLGSVFVHYLPDHGLQQWARREAERLVQERESRGEPLLTSNYYNPKCLPLPPPE; from the exons ATGGCGGCGCTGTGGCGGGCGCTGCGGGCGCTGCGGGCGCTGCCCGCCGGGGCTCGGGGCCGCTCGGCGGGGTCGCCCGGGTCCGTGGCGCTGCCGCGGCCGCTCGGGGCCGACGCGCACGAGGAGGAGCCGATGTTGGTGGCGCAGAGGAAG AACCCCGACTACCATGGCTTCTCGGCCGACCCCGACGCCGACGTGCTGAACATGCGCGCCGCCTTCCTGGCCGGCATCTCCGTCGCCATCGTCCTGGGCTCCGTCTTCGTCCATTACCTGCCCGACCACGG gctgcagcagtgggCCCGGCGCGAGGCCGAGAGGCTGGTGCAGGAGCGGGAGAGCCGTGGGGAGCCCCTGCTCACCTCCAACTACTACAACCCCAAGTGtctccccctgccccccccGGAGTGA
- the LOC131570119 gene encoding LOW QUALITY PROTEIN: ubiquitin-like modifier-activating enzyme 1 (The sequence of the model RefSeq protein was modified relative to this genomic sequence to represent the inferred CDS: deleted 1 base in 1 codon) — protein MSSSPLSKKRRVSGSEPPTGSSRAPAPAVSPSVTPANGMAKNGAEAEIDEGLYSRQLYVLGHEAMKRMQTSNVLVSGLRGLGVEVAKNLVLGGVKSVTLHDPHPAAWADLASQFYLREEDVGRSRAEATLPRLAELNSYVAVSSTREPLSKELLGTFQVVVLTNSPLEEQLWVGDFCHSHGIKLVVADTRGLFGQLFCDFGDDMVVTDPNGEQPLSAMVSMVTKGCPGEVTCLDEARHGFETGDFVTFTEVEGMEELNRCGPVEIRVLGPYTFSIGDTSGYGDYVRGGIVTQVKMPKHIHFKRLRDALAEPEMMVTDFGKAERPSMLHWAWQGLHRFLQQHGRAPRPRHQGDAAEVVALTKEVAAGAELDEELVRELAFQATGDLAPVNAFIGGLAAQEVMKAVSGKFTPITQWLYFDALECLPEENRDTLLTEEQCRPRNSRYDGQIAVFGADLQAKLGAQKYFVVGAGAIGCELLKNFAMVGLGCGPEGSVTVTDMDTIEKSNLNRQFLFRPWDVTKLKSERAAAAAREMNPALRVSSRTDRVGPDTERVYDDDFFEGLDGVANALDNVDARLYMDRRCVYYRKPLLESGTLGTKGNVQVVIPFLSESYSSSQDPPEKAIPICTLKNFPNAIEHTLQWARDEFEGLFKQPAENVNQYLMDPKFLERTLRLAGTQPLEVLEAVQRSLVSDRPHAWPDCVAWACRHWHRQYSNNIRQLLHNFPPGQKTNSGTLFWSGPKRCPHPLVFDPDNPLHLDYVVAAANLFAQSYGIAGSRDRAAVAELVRHVRVPPFAPKAGVRIHVSDQELQSASAALDDGRLEELRASLPSPAELPGFRMFPIDFEKDDDTNFHMDFIVAASNLRAENYDIPPADRHKSKLIAGKIIPAIATTTAAVVGLACLELFKLVQGHRRLSSYKNAFLNLALPFVGFSEPLACPRNKYYEVEWTLWDRFEVQGLQPDGQEMTLRQFLAYFKKEHRLEITMLSQGVSMLYSFFMPAAKLRERHDQPMTEIVTRVSKKKLGRHVKALVFELCCNDDSDADIEVPYVRYTIR, from the exons ATGTCCAGCTCCCCGCTGTCGAAGAAGCGCCGCGTCTCTGGGTCAGAGCCACCGACGGGCTCCAGCCGTGCCCCTgcccccgccgtgtccccgaGCGTCACCCCCGCCAAC ggaatggcGAAGAACGGGGCCGAGGCCGAGATCGATGAGGGGCTCTACTCCCGCCAGCT gTACGTGCTGGGCCACGAGGCCATGAAGCGCATGCAGACCTCCAACGTGCTGGTGTCGGGGCTGCGGGGCCTGGGCGTGGAGGTGGCCAAGAACCTGGTGCTGGGGGGGGTCAAATCTGTCACCCTGCACGAC CCCCACCCCGCAGCCTGGGCCGACCTGGCCTCCCAG TTCTACCTGCGGGAGGAGGACGTGGGGCGCAGCCGGGCCGAGGCGACGCTGCCGCGCTTGGCCGAGCTCAACTCGTACGTGGCCGTGAGCAGCACCCGGGAGCCGCTgtccaaggagctgctgggcacatTCCAG GTGGTGGTGCTGACCAACTCCCcgctggaggagcagctctgggtgggcGATTTCTGCCACAGCCACGGCATCAAACTGGTGGTGGCCGACACGCGCGGGCTCTTCGG GCAGCTGTTCTGTGACTTTGGGGACGACATGGTGGTGACAGACCCCAACGGGGAGCAGCCCCTCAGTGCCATGGTGTCCATGGTCACCAAG ggctgtcctggggagGTGACCTGCCTGGACGAGGCGCGTCACGGCTTCGAGACGGGCGACTTTGTCACCTTCACGGAggtggaggggatggaggagctgaaCCGCTGCGGGCCCGTGGAGATCCGAGTGCTGG ggccgtACACGTTCAGCATCGGGGACACCAGCGGCTACGGGGACTACGTGCGGGGTGGCATCGTCACCCAGGTCAAGATGCCCAAGCACATCCACTTC AAACGGTTGCGGGACGCGCTGGCCGAGCCCGAGATGATGGTGACGGATTTCGGCAAGGCCGAGAGGCCCTCGATGCTGCACTGGGCGTGGCAGGGCCTGCACcgcttcctgcagcagcacggccgcgccccgcggccccgccaccag GGTGACGCGGCCGAGGTGGTGGCCCTGACCAAGGAGGTGGCGGCGGGGGCCGAGCTGGACGAGGAGCTGGTGCGGGAGTTGGCGTTCCAGGCCACCGGGGACCTGGCCCCAGTCAACGCCTTCATCGGCGGCCTGGCTGCGCAGGAGGTCATGAAG gccgtGTCGGGGAAGTTCACGCCCATCACGCAGTGGCTTTACTTCGACGCGCTCGAGTGTCTGCCCGAGGAGAACCGCGACACGCTGCTCACCGAGGAGCAGTGCCGGCCg CGCAACAGCCGCTACGACGGGCAGATCGCCGTGTTCGGGGCCGACCTGCAGGCCAAGCTGGGCGCCCAGAAGTACTTTGTg GTGGGGGCGGGGGCCATCGGCTGCGAGCTGCTCAAGAACTTCGCCATGGTGGGCCTGGGCTGCGGCCCCGAGGGCAGCGTCACCGTCACCGACATGGACACCATCGAGAAGTCCAACCTCAACCGCCAGTTCCTCTTCCGGCCGTGGGACGTCACG AAGCTGAAGTCggagcgggcggcggcggcggcacggGAGATGAACCCGGCGCTGCGCGTCAGCAGCCGCACCGACCGCGTGGGCCCCGACACCGAGCGCGTCTACGACGACGACTTCTTCGAGGGGCTGGACGGCGTGGCCAACGCGCTGGACAACGTGGACGCGC GGCTGTACATGGACCGGCGCTGCGTTTATTACCGGAAGCCGCTGCTGGAGTCGGGCACGTTGGGCACCAAGGGCAACGTGCAGGTGGTGATCCCGTTCCTGAGCGAGTCCTACAGCTCCAGCCAGGACCCCCCCGAGAAGGCCATTCCCATCTGCACCCTCAAGAACTTCCCCAACGCCATCGAGCACACGCTGCAG TGGGCGCGTGACGAGTTCGAGGGGCTCTTCAAGCAGCCGGCCGAGAACGTGAACCAGTACCTGAT ggaccccaagtTCCTGGAGCGGACCCTGCGCCTGGCGGGCACGCAGCcgctggaggtgctggaggccgtgcAGCGCAGCCTGGTCAGCGACCGGCCCCACGCCTGGCCCGACTGCGTGGCCTGGGCCTGCCGGCACTGGCACCGCCAGTACAGCAACAACATCCGCCAGCTGCTGCACAACTTCCCCCCGGGACAG AAAACGAACTCGGGCACCCTGTTCTGGTCGGGGCCCAAGCGCTGCCCCCACCCGCTCGTGTTCGACCCCGACAAC CCCCTGCACCTGGACTACGTGGTGGCGGCGGCGAACCTGTTTGCGCAGAGCTACGGCATCGCGGGCTCGCGGGACCGGGCGGCCGTGGCCGAGCTGGTGCGGCACGTGCGGGTGCCCCCGTTCGCGCCCAAGGCCGGCGTGCGCATCCACGTGTCcgaccaggagctgcagagcgCCAGCGCCGCGCTGG ATGACGGGCgcctggaggagctgagggcGTCGCTGCCCAGCCCCGCAGAGCTCCCGGGGTTCCGGATGTTCCCCATCGACTTTGAGAAG gacGACGACACCAATTTCCACATGGATTTCATCGTGGCCGCCTCCAACCTGCGGGCAGAGAACTACGACATCCCCCCGGCCGACCGCCACaag AGCAAGCTGATCGCAGGGAAGATCATCCCGGCCATCGCCACCACCACGGCGGCCGTGGTGGGCCTGGCGTGCCTGGAGCTCTTCAAGCTGGTGCAGGGGCACCGCCGGCTGAGCTCCTACAAAAACGCCTTCCTCAACCTGGCACTGCCCTTCGTGGGCTTCTCCGAGCCCCTCGCCTGCCCCCGCAACAag TACTACGAGGTGGAGTGGACGCTGTGGGACCGGTTCGaggtgcaggggctgcagcccgATGGGCAGGAGATGACCCTGCGCCAGTTCCTCGCCTACTTCAAG aAGGAGCACCGGCTGGAGATCACCATGCTGTCCCAGGGCGTGTCCATGCTCTACTCCTTCTTCATGCCGGCCGCCAAGCTGCGCGAGCGCCACGACCAACC